One part of the Suncus etruscus isolate mSunEtr1 chromosome 2, mSunEtr1.pri.cur, whole genome shotgun sequence genome encodes these proteins:
- the LOC126001619 gene encoding high affinity copper uptake protein 1-like, with translation MCHPHHHEDTSVISSTPETSCSTLFHGFTVPSAPHTHGGGHTDNMSMHTTFYFGYRNVELLFPGLVIQCRVGMVLACLVMFCLALCYEGLKVAREKLMDRAQSSPQPHVLRWLHLAQTALHVLQVVLSYVLMLTFMTYNAYLALAV, from the coding sequence ATGTGTCATCCTCACCACCATGAGGACACATCTGTGATCTCTTCTACTCCAGAGACTTCCTGCAGCACCCTGTTTCATGGCTTTACCGTGCCCTCAGCCCCACACACACACGGAGGAGGACACACTGACAACATGTCGATGCACACCACCTTCTACTTTGGCTACAGAAATGTGGAGCTGCTGTTTCCGGGCTTGGTGATCCAATGCAGAGTAGGCATGGTGCTCGCTTGCCTGGTGATGTTCTGCCTGGCTCTCTGCTATGAAGGTCTCAAGGTGGCTCGGGAGAAACTCATGGACAGGGCTCAGAGCTCTCCACAGCCCCATGTGCTCCGATGGCTTCACCTTGCTCAGACAGCTCTGCATGTGCTCCAGGTGGTGCTGAGCTATGTGCTCATGCTTACCTTCATGACCTACAATGCCTACCTGGCCCTGGCCGTGTAG